The following are encoded together in the Anaerolineae bacterium genome:
- a CDS encoding helicase-associated domain-containing protein, with amino-acid sequence MKTLYQSLLDYEMALLQAIAHCRGVPLTTPSKHEAVALLAETLLSPGVIAIALADLSGPEKEALQFVAGQGGRVETPRFTRQYGAIRPMGAARLEREQPWQNPANPAEGLWYRGLIFKTFQITTLGSVEVVYIPDDMLPLLEMAGSAKAAGEAQETNHNLQTANGKSFSVSQLPIPAVMVSGEGRGRENMFNLLVHLQTNPVRVDDKLKLNDKDLNVLLACLLPALHPTFALKTELEFLLHLGQRAGLLMVAHNRLKPDRDPTRAWLQKSAPEQTQFLQNTWRADPTWNDLWHTPGLIPQPTGWENSPLLARSKILACLSQLAAAPETWYSLDDFVAAIKRVDPDFQRPTGDYDSWYIQDPAGQLLMGFEHWDRVEGALIRHTLTHLLPALGVLDLGLPADAGEPVGFRLTAQGYNFLLEQPAAPPLPPKAHFWRVDDNFQAHLPDPTNLLDRFQLARFAWLERYESGRVIYRITQASVGRALRNGVTADQMVAFLARVTNNRTPLKVVETLRTWGARQDTAKIEHAALLRLKHKSLVEELRQNANLRPLLGEAIGPTTILIPSDNVAEVRRILTELGYLE; translated from the coding sequence ATGAAAACCCTGTACCAATCACTGCTTGATTACGAAATGGCCCTGCTTCAGGCCATTGCCCATTGCCGGGGCGTGCCGCTAACTACCCCCAGCAAACACGAGGCCGTGGCCTTGCTGGCCGAAACTCTGCTTTCCCCCGGCGTCATCGCGATTGCCCTGGCCGATTTATCCGGGCCGGAAAAAGAGGCGCTCCAATTTGTGGCCGGCCAGGGTGGCCGGGTGGAAACTCCTCGCTTTACCCGGCAATATGGCGCTATTCGCCCCATGGGGGCCGCCCGGCTGGAACGGGAACAACCCTGGCAAAACCCGGCCAACCCGGCTGAAGGATTGTGGTATCGGGGTCTCATTTTCAAAACCTTTCAAATCACCACCCTGGGCAGTGTGGAAGTGGTTTACATTCCTGATGACATGCTGCCTTTGTTGGAAATGGCCGGATCGGCCAAAGCGGCCGGCGAAGCGCAGGAAACAAATCACAATTTACAAACGGCAAATGGCAAATCCTTCTCGGTTTCTCAACTGCCAATACCGGCGGTGATGGTGAGCGGCGAAGGGCGGGGGCGGGAGAACATGTTTAATTTGTTGGTTCATCTCCAAACCAACCCCGTCCGCGTGGACGATAAACTTAAACTGAACGACAAAGACCTGAACGTGCTGCTGGCTTGTTTGCTGCCGGCGCTGCATCCCACCTTTGCTCTGAAAACAGAATTGGAGTTTTTGCTTCATCTGGGCCAACGCGCCGGTTTGTTGATGGTCGCCCACAACCGGCTCAAACCCGACCGCGACCCCACTCGCGCCTGGCTGCAAAAATCTGCGCCTGAACAGACCCAATTTCTGCAAAATACCTGGCGCGCCGACCCCACCTGGAACGATCTGTGGCACACACCCGGTTTGATTCCCCAGCCGACGGGGTGGGAAAATAGCCCGCTGCTGGCCCGTTCTAAAATTTTGGCGTGTCTGTCACAATTGGCCGCCGCGCCGGAAACCTGGTATTCGCTTGACGATTTTGTGGCCGCCATAAAACGGGTTGACCCCGATTTCCAGCGACCCACCGGTGATTACGACAGTTGGTACATCCAGGACCCGGCTGGCCAGTTGTTGATGGGGTTTGAGCATTGGGACAGGGTGGAAGGGGCGCTGATCCGGCACACGTTGACCCATCTTCTGCCCGCCTTAGGCGTGTTGGATTTGGGTTTGCCCGCCGACGCCGGCGAGCCGGTCGGTTTCCGTCTCACGGCTCAGGGTTATAATTTTCTTTTAGAACAGCCGGCTGCCCCGCCTCTGCCCCCAAAGGCCCATTTCTGGCGCGTGGATGATAATTTTCAAGCGCACCTGCCTGACCCCACCAACCTATTGGATCGTTTTCAACTGGCTCGTTTTGCTTGGTTGGAACGGTATGAATCAGGCCGCGTAATCTACCGTATAACCCAGGCCAGTGTAGGCCGCGCCTTGCGCAATGGCGTTACCGCCGACCAGATGGTGGCTTTTTTGGCCCGCGTCACCAACAATCGCACCCCTTTGAAAGTAGTTGAAACCCTGCGCACCTGGGGCGCGCGCCAGGATACCGCCAAAATTGAGCATGCTGCCCTGTTAAGACTCAAGCATAAAAGTCTGGTAGAAGAACTACGCCAAAATGCCAACCTCCGGCCCCTGCTGGGCGAGGCAATTGGACCAACAACTATTCTTATCCCCTCAGACAATGTGGCCGAGGTGCGGCGAATTTTAACCGAGTTAGGATATTTGGAATAA
- a CDS encoding DUF1232 domain-containing protein produces MSDQKPVPYDSTKSLAFLAGLIKRIRLVWNLFWDSRVPMWTKLVVPGSLLYLISPVDFVPDVVLGLGQLDDLSVILLGLALFVKLCPPEVVQAYLDRFEYGHLDDDEFVVETDYAEIAPDYPNQLEARNTDDDDGDGPTPQSMDED; encoded by the coding sequence ATGTCGGATCAAAAGCCGGTGCCGTATGACTCAACCAAAAGCCTGGCCTTTTTGGCCGGTTTAATCAAACGGATCAGATTGGTGTGGAATCTTTTTTGGGATAGCCGCGTGCCAATGTGGACAAAATTGGTGGTGCCCGGATCGTTGCTTTATTTGATTTCGCCCGTTGATTTTGTGCCCGATGTGGTGTTGGGATTGGGCCAATTGGATGATCTGAGCGTTATCTTGTTGGGGCTGGCTTTGTTTGTAAAATTGTGCCCGCCGGAAGTGGTGCAGGCTTATCTTGATCGGTTTGAGTACGGCCATCTTGATGATGATGAGTTTGTGGTTGAAACAGATTATGCGGAGATTGCCCCAGATTACCCCAACCAATTAGAGGCCAGGAACACGGATGACGACGACGGAGATGGCCCAACGCCCCAAAGCATGGATGAAGATTAA
- a CDS encoding MerR family transcriptional regulator: MSEQTTYHAPQAVTGALDISSATLRRWSQRFGDYLSPEASGSDAERSHRRYTDDDLATLRVVKELMNNGLTYEQVLRQLALNFTGTQEQMRGISPEPVEDDAPGEGLAEERSLIASNGNESAAVAFLTNTLATLSDNQKSILNSQAANRELMGVLIQDNFNLKEENNRLRERILEVERSLAQSRQEGEWQREALRQELDAKIATTQQLATEAMVTAQATPAPDIKAVKSKPGCLGSLLGLGGDVQIVSVPRPRDRRADGRPAAPAPALQQPSRPHPKPTAPPE, encoded by the coding sequence ATGAGCGAACAAACTACTTATCACGCGCCGCAAGCCGTAACCGGAGCGTTAGATATATCTTCAGCCACGCTCCGGCGTTGGTCCCAAAGATTTGGCGATTATCTGTCTCCAGAAGCCTCCGGTTCTGATGCGGAGCGAAGTCATCGCCGTTATACGGATGATGATTTGGCCACGCTGCGGGTGGTCAAAGAATTAATGAATAACGGGCTAACCTACGAACAGGTGCTCCGGCAGTTGGCCCTTAACTTTACCGGGACGCAGGAACAGATGAGGGGCATATCGCCGGAGCCGGTTGAGGATGATGCACCGGGCGAGGGGTTAGCAGAAGAAAGAAGCCTGATTGCCTCTAATGGCAACGAGTCTGCCGCGGTGGCCTTTTTAACCAATACCCTGGCCACCCTGTCGGACAATCAGAAAAGTATTCTCAATAGCCAGGCGGCCAACCGCGAGTTAATGGGGGTGCTTATTCAGGATAACTTCAACCTGAAAGAGGAAAACAACCGCCTGCGCGAGCGCATTTTAGAAGTGGAACGCAGCCTGGCCCAATCTCGCCAGGAAGGGGAATGGCAGCGTGAGGCTTTGCGACAGGAGCTTGATGCCAAAATTGCTACTACCCAACAACTGGCTACAGAAGCAATGGTTACGGCTCAAGCAACACCCGCGCCAGATATTAAAGCCGTAAAATCCAAACCCGGCTGTTTGGGATCGTTATTGGGACTCGGCGGCGATGTGCAGATTGTTTCTGTGCCTCGCCCGCGCGACAGGCGAGCCGATGGACGCCCGGCTGCCCCGGCCCCTGCGCTGCAACAGCCATCACGCCCCCATCCCAAACCAACCGCCCCCCCCGAATAA
- a CDS encoding DUF368 domain-containing protein yields the protein MGSADVVPGVSGGTMAFILGIYEELINSIRNLASPKTARLLLGFKFKQMYDELPWRFLLALGIGIFAAILSLARFLEYMLQNQPVFIWSFFFGLVLASILTVSKRIRQWRWTIFVGLALGAVAAWVIVGLVPLETPNDAWFLFLSGALAICAMILPGISGAFILVLLGKYEYVLAAVNNREIMTLALVAAGAVIGLATFAQILGWFFKRYHDTTVAVLMGFILGSLRKIWPWKETVEFIERHGQQIPIRQINVLPEAFNGEVALAILLAMVGFALVIVLDYLASRKKEPLPEVAEVVSN from the coding sequence ATGGGCTCCGCCGATGTGGTGCCCGGCGTTTCCGGGGGCACAATGGCCTTTATTTTGGGCATTTATGAAGAGCTAATTAACTCTATTCGCAACCTGGCCAGCCCCAAAACTGCCCGGCTGCTGCTGGGTTTTAAGTTCAAACAGATGTATGACGAGCTGCCCTGGCGGTTTCTATTAGCCCTGGGCATTGGCATTTTTGCAGCCATTCTCTCGCTGGCCCGCTTTTTGGAATACATGCTCCAGAATCAGCCGGTATTTATCTGGTCTTTCTTTTTTGGCCTGGTGCTGGCCTCAATTCTGACGGTCAGCAAACGGATCAGGCAGTGGCGCTGGACCATATTTGTCGGCCTGGCCCTGGGCGCGGTAGCCGCCTGGGTGATTGTGGGGCTGGTGCCGCTGGAAACCCCCAACGACGCCTGGTTTTTGTTTTTGAGCGGCGCCCTGGCCATTTGCGCCATGATTTTGCCCGGCATTTCCGGCGCGTTCATTTTAGTTTTGTTGGGCAAATATGAATACGTGCTGGCGGCGGTAAACAACCGTGAGATTATGACCCTGGCGCTGGTGGCTGCCGGAGCCGTTATTGGACTGGCTACTTTTGCCCAGATTTTGGGCTGGTTCTTCAAGCGATACCACGATACGACAGTGGCGGTGCTAATGGGCTTTATTCTGGGTTCGCTGCGCAAAATTTGGCCGTGGAAAGAAACTGTTGAATTTATTGAACGGCACGGCCAACAGATTCCCATCCGCCAAATCAACGTGCTGCCGGAGGCCTTTAACGGCGAAGTGGCGCTGGCTATTCTATTGGCGATGGTGGGGTTTGCCCTGGTTATTGTTTTGGATTACCTGGCTTCACGAAAAAAAGAGCCGTTGCCGGAAGTGGCCGAAGTAGTGAGCAATTAG
- a CDS encoding helix-hairpin-helix domain-containing protein — MNEKLDLIDLNQADVAALTTLPGLGPKLAARIVAYREQNGPFEYPADITAVLGISSELFLRFADQVTVSAPVVEEEVQAEPVAVVEPPEEPVTQTKPDKVTGAEQLAEEAPPPAEEEPAVEEEEGYMIMWEDEESEAAAAQPETALVAKGEAAPVVATPPVKPAGQSIWRLWVLMMIALFGGAVLALLVMQVLNGTLIFGRHPQIVALNRQVNALEQENKLLTQQVEELQATINQYADLSQEMQTNRADILLLKQARDKLENQTETLAGRADILEGNVISLAEESVKMQKIITRLENDAGRFNSFLTGLRTLLISVEGETDTDSILTREATPTPAIATTPTPQE; from the coding sequence ATGAACGAAAAACTTGATCTTATTGACCTGAACCAGGCCGATGTGGCTGCCCTTACCACTCTGCCTGGCCTGGGGCCAAAACTGGCCGCCCGTATTGTGGCATACCGGGAACAGAACGGCCCCTTTGAGTACCCGGCCGACATTACCGCCGTGTTGGGTATTTCCAGCGAACTTTTTCTCCGCTTTGCCGACCAGGTGACTGTTTCCGCGCCTGTTGTTGAGGAAGAGGTTCAAGCCGAACCAGTTGCCGTAGTTGAACCGCCTGAAGAACCGGTAACGCAAACAAAGCCAGACAAAGTGACAGGCGCTGAACAACTGGCAGAAGAAGCGCCTCCACCGGCAGAAGAAGAACCGGCGGTAGAAGAGGAAGAGGGCTACATGATCATGTGGGAAGATGAAGAAAGTGAGGCCGCCGCAGCGCAGCCCGAAACCGCGCTGGTGGCCAAGGGAGAGGCTGCGCCGGTGGTCGCCACACCGCCGGTCAAACCCGCCGGCCAGTCTATCTGGCGGCTCTGGGTGTTAATGATGATTGCTCTATTCGGCGGGGCGGTGCTGGCCTTGCTGGTAATGCAAGTTCTCAACGGCACTCTTATCTTTGGCCGCCATCCCCAAATTGTGGCACTCAATCGCCAGGTAAACGCCCTGGAACAAGAAAACAAACTGCTCACCCAGCAGGTCGAGGAACTACAGGCCACAATCAATCAGTACGCCGATTTAAGCCAAGAGATGCAAACAAACCGGGCCGATATTCTGTTGCTGAAACAGGCCAGAGACAAACTGGAGAATCAAACCGAAACATTGGCCGGGCGGGCCGATATTTTGGAAGGAAACGTTATCTCGTTGGCCGAGGAGTCGGTGAAAATGCAAAAAATTATTACCCGGCTTGAAAATGACGCCGGCCGTTTTAATAGCTTTCTAACCGGCCTGCGCACGCTACTGATTTCTGTGGAAGGTGAAACGGATACAGACTCAATTTTAACCAGAGAAGCAACTCCCACCCCCGCCATTGCAACTACTCCCACCCCCCAGGAATGA
- the ftsH gene encoding ATP-dependent zinc metalloprotease FtsH, translated as MRLSRALLVMLVLLVFVFVYGAFMLRTDSPQVVDLSTVVDLANEGKIESIKVDQDELIITRTSGAEITAHKEQGVSVTETLTLLGVNQEQLANIKIIVAPRSAWDGWLTILATLFPLILIGGFFFFILRQAQGAGNQALSFGKSRARMFTGDKPTVTFEDVAGVEEAKQELAEIVEFLREPEKFISLGARIPKGVLMVGPPGCGKTLTAKAISGEAGVPFFSISGSEFVEMFVGVGASRVRDLFDQAKRNSPCIIFMDEIDAVGRHRGAGLGGSHDEREQTLNQILVEMDGFDTDTNVIVVAATNRPDILDPALLRPGRFDRRVVLDRPDRQGREQILNIHVKGKPLANDVNLEVIAKQIPGFVGADIESLVNEAAILAARHNKKQISMANMQEAIEKVIAGPERKSRVIPPKERKIIAHHEAGHALVRKMTPGCDPVHKVSIIARGMAGGYVISLPVEDRYLENQSKFEAELAAILGGRAAEEVVFNEVTTGASDDLNKATKLARAMVTQYGMSKKLGPLTFGEKDELVFLGKEIGEQRNYSDEIARQIDHEVRRIVGNAYDKAKQTILENKAKLEEIAERLLKEETLDGQSFEAIFA; from the coding sequence ATGAGATTGTCTCGGGCCTTATTGGTGATGTTGGTTTTGCTGGTATTTGTTTTTGTTTATGGCGCATTTATGCTAAGAACCGACTCGCCGCAAGTTGTTGACCTGTCCACTGTGGTAGATTTGGCTAATGAAGGCAAGATTGAGTCTATCAAGGTTGATCAGGATGAACTGATTATTACCCGCACCAGCGGCGCAGAGATTACCGCTCATAAAGAACAAGGGGTCAGCGTTACCGAAACATTGACCCTGTTAGGCGTAAACCAGGAACAGTTGGCCAACATCAAAATCATTGTTGCGCCCCGCAGCGCCTGGGATGGCTGGCTGACGATTTTGGCTACGCTATTTCCCCTCATCCTTATTGGCGGTTTTTTCTTTTTTATTCTGCGCCAGGCCCAGGGCGCGGGCAATCAGGCGCTCAGTTTTGGCAAAAGCCGGGCCAGAATGTTTACGGGCGACAAACCCACGGTTACGTTTGAAGATGTGGCCGGGGTTGAAGAAGCCAAACAAGAGCTGGCCGAAATTGTTGAATTTTTACGCGAGCCGGAAAAATTCATCTCCCTGGGCGCGCGCATCCCCAAGGGCGTGTTGATGGTTGGCCCTCCCGGCTGTGGCAAAACGCTTACAGCCAAGGCCATTTCCGGCGAAGCCGGCGTGCCGTTCTTTAGTATCTCCGGCTCCGAGTTTGTGGAGATGTTTGTGGGCGTGGGGGCCAGCCGGGTGCGAGACCTGTTTGACCAGGCCAAACGCAACAGCCCCTGCATCATCTTTATGGACGAAATTGACGCCGTGGGCCGCCATCGGGGGGCCGGCCTGGGCGGCAGCCACGACGAGCGCGAGCAAACCTTGAATCAGATTTTGGTGGAAATGGACGGCTTTGATACCGACACCAATGTGATAGTAGTAGCCGCCACCAACCGCCCGGATATTTTGGACCCGGCCCTGTTGCGTCCGGGCCGGTTTGACCGCCGGGTGGTGTTAGATCGGCCCGACCGGCAGGGGCGGGAACAGATTCTAAATATCCACGTTAAAGGCAAACCCCTGGCCAACGACGTTAACCTGGAAGTGATTGCCAAACAAATTCCCGGTTTTGTAGGCGCCGATATTGAGAGCCTGGTGAACGAAGCAGCCATTTTGGCGGCGCGGCACAACAAAAAACAAATCTCTATGGCCAACATGCAAGAAGCCATAGAAAAAGTAATTGCCGGGCCAGAACGCAAAAGCCGGGTGATTCCCCCCAAAGAGCGAAAAATCATTGCTCATCACGAGGCCGGTCACGCCCTGGTCAGAAAAATGACCCCCGGCTGCGACCCCGTGCATAAGGTGAGCATTATTGCCCGCGGTATGGCCGGGGGGTATGTCATTTCATTGCCGGTTGAAGACAGATACCTGGAAAATCAAAGCAAATTTGAAGCCGAGTTAGCCGCCATCCTGGGGGGTCGGGCTGCCGAGGAAGTGGTTTTTAATGAAGTTACCACCGGGGCCAGCGATGACCTGAACAAGGCTACCAAGCTGGCCAGGGCCATGGTGACCCAATACGGTATGAGCAAAAAACTTGGCCCACTCACCTTTGGCGAAAAAGATGAACTGGTATTTTTGGGCAAAGAAATTGGCGAGCAGCGTAACTATAGCGATGAGATTGCCCGCCAGATTGACCATGAAGTGCGCCGCATTGTGGGCAATGCCTACGACAAAGCCAAACAAACCATTTTAGAAAATAAAGCCAAGCTGGAAGAAATTGCCGAACGATTATTAAAAGAAGAAACCCTGGACGGGCAGAGTTTTGAAGCCATTTTTGCCTGA
- a CDS encoding 4-vinyl reductase, with protein sequence MGRIYLMAMEEVMGTNGIKAVLNLAKVPELIDNFPPNNLAREFDFADFGALGQAIEEMYGPRGGRGLALRAGRAAFAQGLSEFGSVVGASELAFKVIPLATKLKVGLKAMAETFSKFSDQTSDVEEADDYFIYTIYQCPVCYGRTSDRNICYGAVGILQEGLRWVSGGKDFKVEEIECKANGAANCVFYIYKEPLN encoded by the coding sequence ATGGGACGTATATACCTGATGGCAATGGAAGAGGTTATGGGCACGAACGGAATTAAAGCCGTTCTTAACCTGGCCAAAGTTCCTGAACTGATTGACAATTTCCCACCCAACAATCTGGCCCGTGAGTTTGACTTTGCCGATTTTGGCGCTCTTGGCCAGGCCATTGAAGAAATGTATGGGCCACGTGGTGGCCGTGGATTGGCTTTGCGGGCCGGCCGAGCCGCTTTTGCCCAGGGGCTGAGTGAATTTGGCTCAGTGGTGGGGGCCAGTGAACTGGCTTTTAAAGTTATTCCCCTGGCCACCAAACTAAAAGTTGGCCTCAAGGCTATGGCCGAAACTTTTAGCAAATTTAGCGATCAAACCAGCGATGTAGAGGAAGCCGACGATTATTTCATCTATACCATTTATCAATGTCCGGTCTGTTATGGCAGAACCAGCGACCGTAATATCTGTTACGGCGCCGTAGGCATCTTGCAAGAAGGTCTGCGGTGGGTTAGTGGCGGAAAAGACTTTAAAGTTGAAGAGATAGAGTGTAAAGCCAACGGCGCAGCAAACTGCGTTTTTTATATTTACAAAGAACCTCTCAACTAA
- a CDS encoding response regulator: MKHTLLIVEDDLDTSEMLRVYFEAQGYRIVTAGGGQEALEKCRGELPDLILLDVRLPDIDGFEVGRHLQDDVRTSRLPVIFVTERRERDDRIVGLKLGAIDYITKPFDVQELRLRVRNALRRAGSQNNPITGLPGEKLTSDRLGLMLERETWSVLAVNIRGLDKFNEIYGFVARDDVLRAIALTLTSAVDELGSIDDFVGHPAEEQFIIITVPNKGAQLSRQIEERLKQAMTYFYPIHDRETGYVQRGGEDGEKVEVPFMDVSTVILSQKHENFSSVASLRKALSQPLKTQ, translated from the coding sequence ATGAAACATACCCTGTTGATCGTTGAGGACGACCTGGACACCTCGGAGATGCTCCGGGTCTATTTTGAAGCACAAGGGTATCGAATTGTTACCGCAGGAGGCGGACAGGAGGCATTGGAGAAATGTCGGGGTGAACTTCCCGACCTGATCCTGCTAGATGTCCGCCTTCCTGATATTGACGGTTTTGAAGTAGGCCGGCACCTGCAAGACGATGTGCGGACCAGCCGCCTGCCGGTTATTTTTGTTACCGAGCGCCGCGAACGGGACGACCGCATTGTTGGCCTTAAACTGGGCGCTATTGACTACATCACCAAACCGTTTGACGTGCAAGAACTGCGCTTGCGCGTGCGCAATGCCCTCCGCCGGGCCGGCAGCCAGAACAATCCTATCACCGGCCTGCCCGGCGAAAAGCTCACCAGCGACCGGCTTGGCTTAATGTTGGAACGTGAAACCTGGTCGGTTCTGGCGGTCAATATTCGCGGCCTGGATAAATTTAATGAGATTTACGGCTTTGTGGCCCGAGACGACGTATTGCGGGCTATTGCCCTCACCCTGACCAGCGCCGTTGACGAATTGGGCAGTATTGACGACTTTGTGGGCCATCCGGCAGAAGAGCAGTTTATCATCATTACCGTGCCCAACAAAGGCGCGCAGTTGAGCCGTCAAATTGAAGAGCGGCTTAAACAGGCCATGACCTACTTTTACCCCATTCACGACCGCGAAACAGGCTACGTGCAGCGCGGCGGTGAGGATGGGGAAAAAGTGGAAGTGCCGTTTATGGATGTCTCCACGGTTATTCTCTCGCAAAAACACGAAAATTTCTCCAGCGTTGCCAGTTTGCGCAAGGCGTTGAGTCAGCCGCTCAAAACTCAGTAG
- a CDS encoding M20/M25/M40 family metallo-hydrolase — MSIPLENIRAIARERHAATIAFAQQIIQIPSLPGREKEVAAAITYEMQNLGYDEVWTDEVGNVIGKINGGAGPVVLLNGHMDHVDPGPAQGWPYPPFSGQIIEGELWGRGAVDMKGPLACMIYAASLFKQMDFSPPGDILMTVPVMEEVGGVGTHYLTSHLQADVAICGEPSRNILRRGHRGRVGLQVTFKGRSAHASTPQLGLNPHYRAAAFLSKLPDLAMAEQAGIGVSSVVPTLYTTDQTSSNVIPGEVYLTLDWRNVPAESPEAILQKVRTLLAGCLAETGAGGEGEAVVEITGFELMSYTGKAMSLPDIFPSFLLAEDNPLLQAAHAMLVKVLGRDEGVDIWRFATDGGHLMAAGIPTVGFGPGDERLAHTNQERISLAQMEEAVVAYAALILALGEQAILRK; from the coding sequence ATGTCCATTCCCCTGGAAAACATACGGGCTATAGCCCGGGAGCGACACGCAGCCACCATTGCTTTTGCCCAACAAATCATCCAAATTCCCAGCCTGCCGGGCCGCGAAAAAGAGGTGGCAGCGGCCATTACCTACGAGATGCAAAACCTGGGCTACGATGAAGTATGGACTGATGAAGTGGGCAACGTTATTGGCAAAATCAACGGCGGTGCGGGGCCGGTGGTATTATTGAACGGCCACATGGACCACGTTGACCCCGGACCGGCCCAGGGTTGGCCCTATCCCCCTTTTAGCGGTCAAATTATTGAGGGCGAGTTGTGGGGCCGGGGCGCAGTGGATATGAAAGGCCCGCTGGCCTGTATGATTTATGCCGCCAGCCTCTTCAAACAGATGGATTTTAGCCCGCCCGGCGACATCTTGATGACCGTGCCGGTAATGGAAGAAGTGGGTGGCGTAGGCACGCATTACCTTACCTCTCACTTGCAGGCCGATGTAGCCATCTGCGGCGAACCAAGCCGTAATATTCTCCGGCGGGGACATCGCGGCCGGGTGGGGCTGCAAGTTACCTTTAAAGGACGTTCCGCCCATGCCAGCACCCCGCAGTTGGGCCTGAATCCCCACTATAGGGCGGCGGCATTTTTAAGCAAGCTGCCGGACTTGGCGATGGCGGAACAGGCAGGGATCGGCGTTTCAAGCGTAGTGCCCACTCTCTACACCACCGACCAGACCAGCTCCAACGTTATTCCCGGTGAAGTATACCTTACCCTGGATTGGCGCAACGTGCCGGCCGAGTCGCCCGAAGCCATTTTGCAGAAAGTGCGCACTCTACTGGCCGGCTGCCTGGCTGAAACCGGCGCAGGGGGTGAGGGCGAAGCCGTTGTAGAAATCACCGGCTTTGAACTTATGTCTTACACCGGCAAGGCCATGTCTTTGCCCGACATCTTTCCATCCTTTCTTTTGGCCGAGGACAACCCTTTGTTGCAGGCGGCTCACGCGATGCTGGTCAAAGTGTTAGGCCGGGATGAGGGGGTAGATATTTGGCGTTTTGCTACCGACGGCGGTCACCTGATGGCCGCCGGTATCCCCACCGTTGGCTTTGGCCCCGGCGACGAGCGTTTGGCCCACACCAACCAGGAACGAATCAGCCTGGCTCAAATGGAAGAAGCCGTAGTGGCCTACGCGGCCCTGATTCTGGCCCTGGGTGAACAGGCCATCTTGAGGAAATGA
- a CDS encoding insulinase family protein — MNNKRDEVVDYTLPNGLKVLLKPLHTAPVVSNWLWYRVGSRNELPGKTGISHWVEHMMFKGTPTFPKGSIMLEVNRNGGVLNGFTSHDYTAYFETLPSDRLDLGLRIESDRMANSVIDLAEVESERTVIIAEREGGENEPEWVLYEEVMATAFRVHPYGHMVIGWKDDLLNITRNDLYQHYKMYYGPHNAVLVVVGDIQIDRVQARIDELFGPIPAGPPPPPVQLKEPPQQSERRVIVRQPGNAAYFQSVYHTCAAAHEDAFPLMMLEAILSGVSFGGGAPTHRSARLYRALVETEIAAYVGAHYQTSLDPDPFRFYGTVRDGRSPAEFEAVLDTEIERLRREPVTEEELARARKQVRAQFAYTLERVSSQAQWLGLMEMLGDWRQFDTFVDNLSAVTAVEVQRVAQQYFTPSNRTVGWFEPIRG; from the coding sequence TTGAATAACAAAAGAGACGAAGTAGTTGATTACACTTTGCCCAACGGCCTCAAAGTGCTGCTCAAGCCTCTTCACACCGCGCCGGTGGTGAGCAATTGGCTTTGGTATCGCGTTGGCAGCCGCAACGAACTGCCCGGTAAAACCGGCATCTCCCACTGGGTTGAACACATGATGTTCAAGGGCACCCCCACCTTTCCCAAGGGCAGCATTATGTTGGAAGTCAACCGCAACGGCGGCGTGCTCAACGGTTTTACCAGCCACGATTATACCGCCTATTTTGAAACCCTGCCGTCCGACCGGCTGGACCTGGGGTTGCGCATTGAGAGTGACCGCATGGCCAACTCGGTTATTGACCTGGCCGAGGTAGAGAGCGAGCGCACCGTGATTATCGCGGAACGGGAAGGCGGCGAAAATGAGCCGGAATGGGTGCTTTACGAGGAGGTAATGGCCACAGCTTTCCGGGTACATCCCTACGGCCACATGGTCATTGGCTGGAAGGATGACCTGCTCAATATCACCCGCAACGACCTCTACCAACATTACAAAATGTACTATGGCCCGCACAATGCGGTGCTGGTTGTTGTGGGCGACATCCAGATAGACCGGGTTCAGGCCCGCATTGACGAGTTATTTGGCCCTATCCCGGCCGGCCCGCCGCCGCCGCCGGTGCAGCTTAAAGAGCCGCCCCAACAAAGTGAACGGCGCGTAATTGTGCGCCAGCCCGGCAACGCGGCCTATTTCCAATCGGTTTATCACACCTGCGCCGCCGCCCATGAAGATGCATTTCCCCTGATGATGCTGGAAGCCATCCTATCGGGGGTCAGCTTTGGCGGAGGCGCGCCCACGCATCGCAGCGCCCGGCTGTACCGCGCCCTGGTAGAAACCGAAATTGCGGCTTACGTGGGCGCTCATTACCAAACCAGCCTTGATCCTGATCCTTTCCGTTTTTACGGCACGGTCCGCGACGGCCGCTCACCGGCAGAATTTGAAGCTGTTCTGGATACTGAAATAGAGCGCCTGCGCCGGGAGCCGGTTACGGAAGAAGAGCTGGCCAGAGCGCGCAAACAGGTGCGGGCGCAATTTGCCTACACCCTGGAGCGAGTGAGCAGCCAGGCGCAGTGGCTGGGTCTGATGGAAATGCTGGGCGATTGGCGCCAATTTGATACCTTTGTTGACAATCTTTCGGCCGTAACGGCCGTGGAGGTGCAGCGGGTGGCCCAACAATACTTTACCCCTTCCAATCGCACCGTCGGTTGGTTTGAACCTATCCGGGGTTAG